The genomic stretch GTCGTAACAGAGGATTAATCTCCCTGAAGGACCGTTCGGGGCTTTGGGACTTTTCCCGAGCTACTGCCATATTCAAAGACCATTTGTTTATAGTTATCCATATCCATCTTGAGGTATATTTGAGCGAGGCTTGGGAAGGTTGGAAGAAAGACGAAGACGAACTCAGGGAGTTGCATCTCGAAAATATTGACATATCTAAGGAGTATGCAAAGTCGGTCAAAGACAATTATTCTATTTTGAATGTTTCTTTTGAAAATGCATTGCAACAAGTAGAGATTTTTTATCCTACAATGCATATTTCACAAGAGCAGATTAATCTTGATTAGGAGATGAAGGATGGCAAGTCGACCATCTTCGAGGATTTGTAAGACTCATAGTCTATTGGCTTTTTTCCATATATAGCCGGGATGTTCTTACTCGAGTTTACTTTTCTAGGAATTGGCTACCATCTAAGGTCAAGCTCAAAATTTTTATTAGACGTATCTAAGGAACGCGTCTTACCAAGGATTATCTCATGTTCCCTATCCCCAAGTTTAGACTTGGTTAGAGACCGACGTAGCAGGGACTCACCTCATGCGCTCTAGAGTGACTAGCTATCAAGATGGGGTGAAACATTTATCACCATTTTGTCTTGGGGTACATTATCTTTATCTATATGACTTTTGTTGCTCGTTTTTAATACTTCAGTCGTATGCTTGTGGTGTTTATATCTCATGAGTTGTGCATATCCTTTGTGGTGATAAGGAAGGCAATTTGGTAAATATTTATCCATTCTTATTGAAATAAGACATTACACTCTAATGCAAAGTGTGTTTTACGCATATCACACAGAGAAACTTAATCGAGCGACATAATCACTGATTATTAGTCTTTGGGTGTACTTAATCTTAATGAATAATTTATCAAGTGTACCAAATCGCCGTCAAGTAGTAAATTCGGTTCTACGCCAGTTTTACTGTCAAATAAAGACACTTCAAAATAAACATAGTCAATCCCCAAAATCTCCTCAATGATCCCAAAGTACGCTCTAGATGCTAGTACGTGATTATTATCTTTGGAACTAGAAAAGTACATGGATTCAGCCTCAAccataacaccactattttgcatagtgcTATGATCATCCTTTGATTTTGTACAAAATGaatattttctaatatcgtaTGCACTTAACGTAATTACATTAAACTTAGGCACACGTGACAACCATTTGCAATTATCCGAAGGGAAGGGGTTTAACAAGCATAGTAatgttttaatttagaaaaaatgaatataaaataatttgtaatattCTGAAAAACGgttttataaaatctattttgaaaaatacaacaaaaaaaacatttttttaaaactgaaacaaacaaGCCCCTAATTAAAACTTTGTTGGTTAGTATTTTATATCGGaacatataaatataatttatttaattttattattttttatgcattaTCCATTTCAACATATAAGAGTGTTTTTGGTgtcttatttttatattatattaccttttaaataaataataaaaatatcagaaaaataataaaaaaaatgagaataATAAACTGCTAAATAATATTgtgtaaataaaaatataaaataaaaagaataatcgATATGATATTAttaaatactataaaaaaaattaaaatactaaaattatttAGTGATGTATAGGAAATCTTACGTAAACAATCCCTATTGAATAAAAATTTGACAGTAAAATAAATGTTACTCTATTTTATTCCTATGGTTGAAACTGTGCTGCAAATAAGGCTGTAGTGTAGGCAAATGTGATGTCGTCAAATCCGATCGTTCTCTCATTAATGTAAATGACTGGTTTCTTAGAAATGAAATGCTTAACACCACGGAGTAGATTTCGTGGGTTTTGAGAAAGTCTTCCCTTTTATTAGCACTGCTCTatttctaaatttaaaaaattatttaaatagttGATTTGAAGCAATGCTATTAGGATTAGAAGCCACCCTTTTGAGAGATATGCTAGAAGTAGCCACCATTCCATTTCCCGTCTTGCCGGAAGTACTCATCTGCGAGATTCTTCTCAGACTTCCGGTGAGATCCCTCCTTCAATGCAAGTGTGTATGCAAGTCATGGAAAATTTTAATCTCTGATTCCGAATTCATAAAGAACCATTTTAGAATCTCAACCTCGGATCCAACCATGACCAACCAACAATTAGTGTTTTCTTTTAGGAAACAACCCGGAAAAATTGTATCTTACGCTTTGAAGCCGTTATTAGAAAATACAGCAACCTCTATTAAACTTGGTACCTACCTATTTAGAGAAGAGACTTATTCTAATATTATAGGTTCATGCAACGGTCTTTTGTGTCTGCTTGATAATTTTTCACGTTGCTATGTTAGACTGTGCAATCCTTCTCTTGGATTGATTTCTAACCGATCTTCAATACCTGTTTCGGAAGATTGGTACATCGTGCATTATGGTTTTGGATACGATCAGGTTAATGATAAGTACAAGGTGTTATTAGTTGTGCAGATTAAGGGTCACATTTTTACCAAAATACACACCTTTGGTTATGATGATGGATGGAAAACAATTTCCAATTTCCCGTGTGATTTAGATACGCATTATGGTAAATTTGTGAGTGGCACTATGAATTGGTTAgtttctaataaaaatacatttctTTCTTTACATGTTGAGAATGAGACTTACATAGAATTGTTGTTACCTCAAAATAATGTTAACAAAAAAATGTACTCCTATCGTGCATTGtctgttttgaataattgtctaTGCGTGTCTGAATCTGATAATTTTCACTGGGTTTTATGGGTGATGAAAGAGTATGGTATTGTTGAATCATGGACAAAGTTCATCATCATTCCTCATGACAACCTCATCCATAATGTACCTTATTCGGTTGAGCCCTTGTTCATTTCACAAGATGGTGTTCTAATGGTATTAATCGATTCCGAACTTATCCTATATAATTCAAATAGTGGTGTTGCCTTGATAACTTTCAAGGGACTTGGTATTCGTCCACATCTTCACTGTGAGAGTTTAATATCACTGCCATGTTTGTTTCGTATAAATATTTACAGAAATGCTGCTTTTCAGCTATTCAGCACTACAAGTTGGAAACAATTATGGGATCTTCTTTTTATTCTATTTAAGTAGAATTTGGGAACTATTATGTTATCTTCTTTTTATTCCATTTAGTAGAACTTGAGAACTATTAtgttatcttatttttattctatttaatatAACTTGGGAAGTATTATGTTATCTTCTTTTTATTCTATTTAGTAGAACTTGTAAACCATGTATCCAGTTCATCTCTTACGGGATGTGCTTTTTTACAATGCCGAAAAGAATTGTAAATGAATACaataaaaatgtttaattaaGTATGTAAGATTTAATGTCTAAACCAAACATTTTTGTGCCGCAAGTTTATAGATCGAATAAATAAAGTTctattttttcatatatatactAGTATTAGTTGGTTGACTAGTGTATTGCACGAATACTAATTGaacataaatattatttatatttattatgttttttgaaaacttaattttttaaataaatataatcagaAAGTAAATACCTTAAAAccccaaattttttaaaattaaatatgattaagGATTCTATGAAAGAAATTAAGTAAAGactacataaatataaaatatacttATAATTAAaagatatattatataaaataaattaaactaaatgaTATTCAATACATCTTATATGTAATATattaatacaaaattatattataatataaactATATTCATGAAACAAAATATATtgaaactgaaaaaaaaaaactatataaaatacaaaacagataaagacaaagtctatctaaaatataaaatataaaatattaataaaaattggtAAGCTGAGACAaagtattatttaattttaataaaagtaCAATGTATAAATTATACAatctatatataattaaaaatgtgggtgcagttaccgtgcatggataaaaatctatgcaccgtgtatagattattatggacccttggatcattggatcaaattctagacatcaattgttattacttaatattcaatactcaccactcaatactcaatacataatactcaatactcaatactgaatTAAAAATATGATTCAATGGTTTATGtagacttatgcatggtgcataaggattttccttatgcatattagcccaAGCCTAAAAATGTTATTATCTTAACCATTACATAAagcaaaaatattatatatgtgAAAGACATTATTTAAGGTGTTATTTTAGTATATTATGATGGTCAAAGTAAAAAATCAATGGCatgatatataattttttaaattttaaacgtGCATTCATTTCAACGTGGTTGTAGTTTTATCATTGATAAAAAAACATAACGATTCTTATCTATAAGATCAAATGATTGACACATTTAATTTGAGAATATTATATGgaaattaaaaaacaattgaTTATAGGGTTTAATAGATATACATTGACAGTGAAACTGTCATCTAATAGAAAACAAGCAATTTGTCATGTCactaaaatattttaatgataaaactgtgatggaattggatacatggttgtgattggttgacaatgtaaaactattttacactgtgagtgcatcactcattttctcttgattatatatattagaattttttttaaataaccaattttttaatttttttcagaaataaccaatatttcaaaataattatgcaaataaccaattttttactaaaaatacacgttgtcgccaggggtggcgacaacacctaccTTTCAACGTagttgcaatatatatatatatatatatatatatatatatatatatatatatatatatatatatatatatatatatatatatatatatatatatatatatatatatatatatatatatatatatatatataattgccaAAACTCAATCGATCTTAAACAAAGCTCATTCTTATGGGCGGTTCGGCCACCAAATTTGACAATTTCTGTAGACACCCATATGGGGTGAAAATCTCTACTGAAAACCCCAAATTGCCCTTTTGAAATGCATCTCTGAAGGCACCCATATCCTAATTTTAAagatttcagatatgcatcttcgaaatcaCCCTTAATCAGATTTCAATGATTTCGGATATACATATTCGAAATCACCAAGAAGCTGTTTCAggtatgcatatccgaaatatgcagattttcaatgattcattttTTTCACTACGCCAAATCTTACATTTAGCAACGCAGCTACGACAGCGCTTTGAGAGAAAGcgctgtgtagcaacctgccctaaaaattagacttttagagtcgccacctattctgaagggcgaataggaaaccctacgcagttatgagattcagggtaagttattataatcaggtcgagggaaggtgttaggcaccctcaaccctttcctattggctttgaatctaaggtaaaagtttatggctaaaacattgaggtttaaaagctaaagaattgaatagggggaaaattgagattttagggagggggactcgccttgttgccaagtgcctacgtatctccttatggagaatcagagtcaacgtagttcgggggacgggttgtacgcccttaaggtctgaaatttgatttgaaggtttttcAGAGGCTTTTTGgtcagcctatcgcagtttgaatttgatttgaaagggcattttgagttgcccaggataaaaatcctgtagtatcgtggtttagtgtattttagatgtttcgggcgtacaaccctgatttgatatgacaCCGTTAgttgcaatgatcaataggtttgatcattatagttaacggattaatgggcattgctggttactcggatcgatagattgatcgtcgcgggcagcaaattaaatgtattttaatttatgtatatttttatctctcgtctaatgcgactaatggatttagtcgggtcgaggagagaatttaaataaagtattaattaaattattttactgctttattcagatatttgatcagtacgacatagagagtcgactaattcgaaggcgggatgaaatagatattcatccgccatttatccgttaaagaggaagttagagtttattgtttttattattttatctctcgtctaatgcgactaatagctttagtcgggtcgaggagagaattattcgaaggttaatgtttcgcccaaatgggcagtgggattTGGGCAAATCCTAATAcatataacctttctagggtttttgtgatttttaaccatttaaattaattaaataattaagtcgaaTAGTCGGGGAAAATAATCGAGGGAATAATCCTAAATAATTGTATCCTAATTATATGCataaccctaatttaattatattattcatttgATTTAACAATCAaactttataaaaataataatttaattaatcattaaacaattgaataatttaaataattaagaaaaccTGGAGAAGGATCCTGTGTATGCAACCTTAGAGATCCCATGCTGCACCTTCATCTCTGATGCGTTGGATCCATATGGCAGATGATCTGACAGCTGATGCGTGAAGGACCATGATACGCGCGCCCTGGCCAACCGTATGGGATCCGTGAGCATATTGAAACAtccaaattatcaaaaataatatGTCGCgtgtggggttcgaaccccagtttCCTCCCTCGCCAGTCAACCTCTTTGCCAACACGCCACTTCTGAATTCTGTCATTAACATACGTTCGTCTGTTATTATACGAATTTGAAGCGTTATATAAAAGAAAACTTGCGCTGCTGGGGGGTTCTCCTTCCTCGTTTCAACGCTTATGCACACAACATGGCCATCCCTGTAAACGTGAATCCAAGCAacacaacaaataaataaattataaggtcATGGATTGACTAACAATGGCCTTCCGAATCCAATGGTATTATCGGTTTATATTAATTTTGCTTGTATCAAGAGACCCCAAATATGGAGCTTCAAGATCTAACAATGGTGATTCTTGAAACctgcaacaaaaattcaattgaatggCCCAAAAAGATTCTAAACAAGATTATAAACACCAATATATATCCAAATTCAATTTATGATGGGTGTATGCTTGGATTCGGAAAAAAGAGAACTTGAGTCAAAAACGTTCTTCTCCTCCTTCCCTTTGTTTTACGTTTTTTTTGTCTGCCTCTGCTAGCCACTTTTTTCGGCCAATCCCCCCTTGTGCAccaaataattcttttttatattgGTCAATTTAGGTTTTTTCTAATGGGCCCATTGTCCAATTGATCTTTTTTCTTTTAGCCCAAATAAATTACTACCCCATTAATCCATGGTATATTATaacaataatagttaaaaataattataataatcttaataataatattattaaaaccaccactaattaataatagttagttataataataaaatgattaaactaattataaataataaaccatGTGAATAATTTGTGAGAAAGGACTAAAAAAACCTCAAGAAGACGGAATAGATGAGCTAGATGACTGAGCTCAAGCACTTTCTGATTTTAACCCCCATTTTGACTCAGGATATCTTATAAGAAtgcaggtttgacaataggaatgtcaaaccccatgattcttaattttgatccttgatgaattaaaagacatgagttgaccgggcaaattttggggtatgacagctgcccctgttcaatcttcttaaacctgaagagtcagataagcACGTCTGCTTATcgtgatctgaaggtagaagatgattgaacactgaaatgccctgaaatttgcctttgtcgggaaagaattccgtgggagatgggcttaaagatgccacccaaggtgaaTACCATTCTTCTAAGTGTGAAGCACACGCCTTTTGGAAGGGACCagatgattgatttttttttgtagcgtagcctaaagaggcaacctgaattttatgcgatggtatgatgcatgtgatgtatgatgcagcgggcttctcaaaataaatgaaagccatgtatgtatatgcattatgtatgaatgaggtatgttaattgaatgatgcatgattgttagttacgttaatcgaagtatgttagtatttctgaaaagaaagataacacctttgattgtttgttgaagttttggagaatatcactgccgagggactaacgcgataaacccagttgaggaatcgtttgaaaaatcttgtatgcctggaaaagctcctagaaaggatggaatacgtcttgaagaagacttcctggaaaggttcctgaaaaggaatagcgaggaccttctgttggttgtgtaactGGCTTGCTATGatcagcaagcttccgcagtttgtgaacccctcacttaccatagtgctggtaagctactcgcagtttgtgaacctctcacttaccatagtgctggtaagctacccgcagtttgtgaacctctcacttaccacagtgctggtaagctacgtcgcagtttgtatttctcacttaccatagttctggcaagctactcgcagtttatatctctcacttaccatagtgctggtaagctacgtcgcagtttgtatctctcacctaccatagtgctggtaagctacgtcgcagtttgtatctctcacctaccatagtgctggtaagctactcgcagtttgtatttctcacttaccatagttctggcaagctactcgcagtttatatctctcacttaccatagtgctggtaagctactcgcggtttgtatctctcacttaccatagtgctggtaagctactcgcggtttgtatctctcacttaccatagtgctggtaagctactcgcagtttatatctctcacttaccatagtgctggtaagctactcgcggtttgtatctctcacttaccatagtgctggtaagctactcgcagtttatatctctcacttaccgtagtgctggtaagctactcgcagtttgtggaccccaataggattgcttgctatagttctagcaagttcacctgcaccaataggatcatttgtcctAGTTCGTACACTTCacttgcaccaaaggaattacctgccatagttctgacaagcgtacctgcataagagtgatcgcctgctatagttctagcaaaaatttacctgcatggaaaagattcacctgttcggagactcacgactcgagggtcggagaaaatacaccaatcacaacacgagggttggaaactaggcttttgtagtatgatttgaattttgatgtaataatGAGACGGGAACTgattaccagacgggaactgggtttaatgatggtttggactgccaatagaaattgggctttttgtgatgcgtaaatgcactagatgatatgcgtatgctaatgcgtatgtatgtatgctaatgatgatgcaatcccgagattttatctccttaaacccattgagcttgtttactccatgcttgcacttataccctgactatgcttatgctggctttgtaatgtttatgtatgcttatgcttatgcgtatgtttggttgacgtaatgagtggaacgaagtaatgtcttctgtaagattacctgaaaaggtctttttggaatggaagtgaatgtttgtctttaaagaagactatctgaagtgatttttcgacatggtagcaatttgtcttagaaaagaccacctgtaaaggctcttagagtagatagaaatttgtcttaaagaagatttcccgaaaaggtgtggtgtaatgtatcaaccaatgtgtgtaaatgcatgatttatatgtatttgtatgatgctccaatgataggttattaataaccaaagcgtatatagttcgctggagttgcgggtttgtttgataagatggggtgtgatgctagcgcgatttcccaatacctgttttgttcgaactttgaagatcgtagttaggagaaaaagATTTGTTCAATGTTGTATGGTGCGGGAAcgcattttctttttgttgtgtgtcttgcggatttgatgtccattgccccagtattttcatggagaaagacgcttatgaaggaagtgccccagggaatagccttgtcatatgcttcgatgtttagattgaagggtgtgcccctgatctccatgatatggaggactatccttagtgtgctatccttttgaattcttcccatgtctgacatgcccctatttgagattgctttgagatgtgccccaagtcgattgaaccttaggaagaccgcccctagttaataggatgttcgattgtatgcccctgtgctccttgaaatttttgctcctgtttaggagaaccccctagatgtggttcccccaactccagggtctttattagaaatgatcacctttgattaccCCATTTCgggatttcctcgatgctaagtg from Vicia villosa cultivar HV-30 ecotype Madison, WI linkage group LG4, Vvil1.0, whole genome shotgun sequence encodes the following:
- the LOC131598322 gene encoding F-box/kelch-repeat protein At3g23880-like, with protein sequence MLLGLEATLLRDMLEVATIPFPVLPEVLICEILLRLPVRSLLQCKCVCKSWKILISDSEFIKNHFRISTSDPTMTNQQLVFSFRKQPGKIVSYALKPLLENTATSIKLGTYLFREETYSNIIGSCNGLLCLLDNFSRCYVRLCNPSLGLISNRSSIPVSEDWYIVHYGFGYDQVNDKYKVLLVVQIKGHIFTKIHTFGYDDGWKTISNFPCDLDTHYGKFVSGTMNWLVSNKNTFLSLHVENETYIELLLPQNNVNKKMYSYRALSVLNNCLCVSESDNFHWVLWVMKEYGIVESWTKFIIIPHDNLIHNVPYSVEPLFISQDGVLMVLIDSELILYNSNSGVALITFKGLGIRPHLHCESLISLPCLFRINIYRNAAFQLFSTTSWKQLWDLLFILFK